Genomic window (Sparus aurata chromosome 19, fSpaAur1.1, whole genome shotgun sequence):
GTTTAATTTATATTGTGTTAAAACCTTCGACAAGAACACAGTAAAGTATCATCTTAATCATTTTAGAGCAAATTTGACTGAAAGATTTGATATTTATTTCTCTCAATGCATCAAATGTCCTGAGCGTTTGTGACCTTGAcggttctgtgtggttctgtgtggttctgtgtgttcTGCAGGACGTCTCTCATAAATTCGTCATTGCGGTGCTGATGGAGTACATCCGCTCTCTGAACCAGTTCCAGATCACCGTGCAGGTAAAACCAGAGCAGAGTGACGCGTCACCCCTCGCACTGAACATCTTTGTTCTGACCTGGaggatgttgatgttgatgacatcatcaccgtGAGACTGTGTTCTTGTGTTCTGGCAGCATTACCTGTACGAGCTGGTGATTAAGACGTTGGTGCAGCACAACCTCTTCTACATGCTGCACCAGTTCCTGCAGTATCACGTCCTCAGTGACTCCAAACCGCTGGTGAgttcacacctgaagctgctCCAGAACCAGATGACTCTGGATTTACACTGGTTCTGACTCTTCTTACTGGAATAAGAAGAGATTTAGCTCCATACAGGAGGAGATGTCCACTTAATGTTTCTGCTGTAGTAGAGAACGGTTTGAGATGAGAGAGAAACAACTTTTAaatcattcagtttatttatgCTGCTCGTTTTCTTTCATCATCACAAGATGAACACAAAAGAAACTCAACACAGTTTTCATCTCCTGGTGATTGTAGATGATCTGAAGTGATGAAACCTGATGAACTCATGATGAACATCACTTGTTGTCACACTGTGAACTCAGACtttgtgtccagtgtgtgttagcgttcctttgtgtgtgtgtttgtgtgttcaggccTGTTTGCTTCTGTCTCTGGAGAGTACGTACCCTCCTGCCCACCAGCTGTCACTGGACATGCTGAAGGtatcaaacactcacacacattaaatAACCGAGCACGTGATTCAAACCTCATCATTtaattctgtgtgttttcagcgtCTGTCCACAGCCAACGATGAGATCGTGGAGGTTCTGCTGTCGAAGCAGCAGGTTCTGGGCGCGCTCAGATTCATCCGCAGTGTCGGTACGTTGATGTTCAGTTTATCTACCGAGATACAAACTCATGGACTTTATATTCTCACTGTGACTCGTTGTAGATCAGAACTGGTGGGTTGTTAAAACAGTTAGCTGGAGCTGGAGCGAGTCTCCATGAAGCTTCACAGCCAGCAGTAACTCttctgacagacacacaggattCACACTTTAAAGTGGACTAACCCTCACTGGTGTCCCGGCGAGCAGGTGGCCACGACAACGTGTCGGCCAGGAAGTTTCTGGACGCGGCGCAGCAGACCGGAGACCAGATGTTGTTCTACACCGTGTTCAGGTCGTTCCAGCAGAGAAACCAGCGGCTGAGAGGAAGTCCCAGCTTCAACCCCggtgagagaaaacacacagagctgaacGTTAAACAGCCGACATGAAACCATCACGAGTCAGATCCAGCAACAGTGTTCATCCTCTGAAACATGGAGTCGTCTCCTGTTTCACTGCTCAGCTCAGCACAACTCTGTTCATATCGTTCTCACTGTAATCAGCTGGTTCTTACGTGAAGTGAGACGTTAGGACACTGCTGAAAACATTTCCTTCTCACTGACTCCCTGTTGATTAATCATAATGTCTCTggagaaaatagaaaaacagacacaagcTTTAACTTCTGACTCCTTTTTCAACATTAATGCCTCATTTgatgatatatttatatttatatttgtgtgtgtgtgtgtgtgtgtgtgtcaccaggAGAGCACTGTGAGGAGCATGTCGTCCACTTCAAACAGCTGTTCGGGGATCAGGCTCTGATGAAACCATCCACCGTGTGAACGGCCGGGTCCAAAACACACACCGTGTGACGGTGCTGGTTGGACAGAGTCTCCGTCAGCTTGGACACGCGGGACGTTCAGGAGACGATCTGATGAACCAACACAGGGATCAGATGGTGACAGTTTAAACGAACACTCGTCTTTATCATTTCTATGATCCTGTTTGTTCTGCCTCCTGGTTTCTGCTCCACTGTCACATGTCAGCACCTGATCCAGGTATCTGCAGGCTGCTCTCCTTGACGTGGGCGGGGCCAGAGGCTGGACACATGTTGGGATGCCTGTCAGAATATTTTGTACATATGACATGAGTGAAGTTAACAGTGAaactaatgtttattttgtaaagagTTCATGATTGTGTACTAAACTGAGTAACAACAGAAATATGTTGAAACTAAAGATTAAAGTATCGTGCGTGTGTTTAAACGTCATTCTGTACagataataaaacatcaaactacTTGTGTGCGCATGTCACTTTTGTGCTGCATTCAAGGCCTGATGTCAGAATTGGACATTAGGAAGTTCAGGGTTTTAGCTCAAAAGGAACTTGTACATCATAGAAATGTGGTCACAaatatttttaaggaaaacTTTTCTTTCAATAGTTTCTGTAAAACGTGACcatgtatttgtaaaatatcAGGTTTTAAATCAATCCTTCAATCCTAAATAAAAAGCTTAATACTTAATGTCATGAAATACACGTAAAATGATACTAAAACTGATGTAGGACTTATAtgatttataaaataaaagtgacaaatccatttttgtatttattcctctatttttgttttatttccctaTTTctcattttatatattattttatttatttgcgcATTTATTtcgaatattttttttcttttgcattttggaaaataatacacataagatgcaaatatatatacaaataaatattgttaCAGAAAAGAATCCAGGAGCTGATGAAAATTAGCTAAACTTTAATCTTCACAAATCAGAAATAAAACCTGAATCCAGAGAAGTGATTGAACAAACGGACGTCGTTTAAACACGCAgaacatttataataatatagatggaggcgatttacatcACATGAGATCTGAATAGTGGgattaaatatcaaacattcaTTATATATTTCTTAATCACTGATAATGACACTCAAGGTAACAGTTAGTACATGTTTCTTACTTCACGTCTAAAGGAAgtgaaaatgttctgatgtTCAGTGTGTGAGCAAAGTTTAAGACTGAACTGACTTTACAACTAAATCTACAGATATTACAGCAAATAAAAGCAACTCTGAtcaatatgtctttttttaacaacGGATCAAATGACCATGTGAaagttaaagtttgtttaaGGCGACAGATTCACAATGATGACCAGACTCTTTGGATTCTTTAGGTCACTTTCTGCCACAACAGTCTGGTTGGATCCACTCGACAAAGAAGACTTTAAAGCTGTCAGATACAGAACCTGCTCTGATAACAAACATACTTGGGTTTGGAGTCAGAACCGTGTTTCAGTTTGGAGACTTCAGTGAAGTTCTGATTAAACACAAACTTCTTTTTCCCCTTAAACGATTTTCTGTCAAGTTCTGAGAGAATCTGGTGTTGGtggtcagaaccagaactgctTTTTCACATCAACTTCTAAAATATaatgtggaaataaactgcaatTCACCATCGTTCCACATGGTGGAGCTGCAACtgacagcaaaaacaaatatcCAATTAAATATGTTGATCTGCAGTTTTGTTGACAAACAGTTGTTGATGCTCTTTGTGTTCAGAGTATGTGAGTGACTAAAAGAATaaaggtccaggtccaggtggaggtccaggtggaggaggtgtgtgagtgtggagcagaaggagtggaggagtgtcagtgtgtctgcagagactgtgtagaaggacagagcagcagcagagcagtccagatacactgatgatactctgtcacatccagaggaacacagggatgatgctggactggacattgtgtgtgacagtggagctgatctcagagcagttcacactgcagcactgacagtcatctccacttgttgtgattggtccgtcagtcactgctggatgaagctctcctctccactccacctcccagtaacacggcccagtcagagcctctccacccaccagctgatggtgctgcttcaacctctctggatcatcaggacacagctgttcctctcaacacctccacccttTTCATCTCTTTGAAGGAGACCTCCACCTaatgagagaagcagagagacagcagaagtgattaatgagtgtttccagagactccctccatcagctgtcagtcagtgatataaagaccagcaggacttcagtcctgttcagaccacaagtggagcggctgtgtagcgtagccagcttcctttcagcttcatgttaacgtgttggtagtgaagctcacagacctgcagacactttggacatcaagtctgtttactctgcaggtttcactgaaggacacagtggaaataaactgctgacagtccctgaacgcatcattactgcaggaacacagatactcacagctcactttaatgatgatttactgctgttaaaaaccagagtctcactcacatttaaagatttcatctactttggaaacattacatgacaaatatgtaaatatggagtctgttataaaatatttggacaaatcaaatgacacatgggcagatataaatataacGTTAAAGGTCCTACATtgaacagtaaaacatcagctgtggtttctggaCTTCAGCAGAGGTTCTGGTCTGGATACAGacacatggttactaaatgtaatgatggttctctgaaataagagccttcagtcagactgatctgagagctgtgacatagatgaactgatgagttcttcagtgttgaaatgagagaacaaacactttgagatcagatttgatgctc
Coding sequences:
- the LOC115569965 gene encoding regulator of MON1-CCZ1 complex-like, whose amino-acid sequence is MEYIRSLNQFQITVQHYLYELVIKTLVQHNLFYMLHQFLQYHVLSDSKPLACLLLSLESTYPPAHQLSLDMLKRLSTANDEIVEVLLSKQQVLGALRFIRSVGGHDNVSARKFLDAAQQTGDQMLFYTVFRSFQQRNQRLRGSPSFNPGEHCEEHVVHFKQLFGDQALMKPSTV